Within the Calditrichota bacterium genome, the region ATCTTTCGGTGCAAACTTAAAATTACCTTTTCCAATGCCAGGAATTTTATAATAGATTTCTCGCGATTCTTGGGCTTCTCGAGTAGCTACAATATACTGCTTATGGTGTGTCCAAATTTGATCGACGGAATTTAAATTCTCAAATGATACCCCTTTTTGTAAAAAATTTGTATTCTCAGCCCAATAAATATAAGCATGATCTTTTCCAGGCATTTGAACATAAGGACCAATAATCTTTGGATGTTTAACAGGTGAATTTTTTTGTACACAAGAGATTGTTAGTACAAAAGTTAGAAGAATGATAATATATTTATTGATATTAGAAAGAGTTTGCATACTTACCTTAATTTAGCCTAACATAGTATTAGCGTTATTCAATCACATATTATCTCTATAACTATACAATATAAATTTTATAGTTTCAACTGTTTAAAACTATACTTTTTTTAAGACCGCTTACAATTTATATTGAAATTGAATGCAGTGTCTTTTAATGATACATTAGCAGCAATCCTTCAAACCCAAATAAAACACCCATGGATACGATTTTTACAATTGGTATTTTTTTATCCTTTTTCCTGGCCATATTGCTGGTCACCAAAAAAAGTAAATATTTTGTAGTTAAGCCTTTAAGATGGGTGTGCGCCACCCGGTAATTTGGTGAGATTAGTTTAAACTTTTTGCTACAGACCGATAGTTCTATAAAATATTAACTTGTAACTTTTTGCCAATTGCAGAAACGTAGTTTTTTAATGTAGACAGACGAATATCCTCAGAATGATTTTCAATTCTGGAAATCGCTGATTTTTTTGTTTGTAATTTTTCCGCTAACTCCTCTTGTGTAATCCCAGCTTCTTCTCTCGCCTGTCTTAATAAAACACCAATTTTAAAATTCTCGTATCCCTTTTCAAAAATATCCGCAAAATTATTACTTTGCATTTTCCGTTTACCAATATACTTCTCAAGATCATCCATTATTTTTTCCTTTCGATATATTCTTTCTTTCGCTTCTCTGCTAATTTAATTTCAGAGACAGGTGTTTTTTGTGATTTTTTTACAAAACCATTTGTTAAAACAATTATTTTACCCTTTGCAAAAAAACATAATATTCTAAAAATATCTCTTCCAAATTTTATACGAATTTCCCAAATATCATCCGTGCCAACGAGCTTCTTAAAATACTCTTTTGAAACTCTTTCATAATCTCGAACAATTCTGAGGACCCAGGCAATTTTCGCAGCTTGTTTATCATTTAGTGAATCTAAAAACCTTTCAACTGGTGAGTCTTCATTTTCGGTTCTGTAAAATTCGATTTTCCGCATGACTGCAAGTTAACAAAAATGTGAACTAAGTCAAGGCAAAATATTTCACCGGTAATAAAACCCGCTGTTACTTTGGCTTAATTATTCCATTGAAATTGAATGAAGTACATTTTAATGATACATTAGCAGCAATCCTTCA harbors:
- a CDS encoding type II toxin-antitoxin system RelE/ParE family toxin, producing the protein MRKIEFYRTENEDSPVERFLDSLNDKQAAKIAWVLRIVRDYERVSKEYFKKLVGTDDIWEIRIKFGRDIFRILCFFAKGKIIVLTNGFVKKSQKTPVSEIKLAEKRKKEYIERKK
- a CDS encoding helix-turn-helix transcriptional regulator — its product is MDDLEKYIGKRKMQSNNFADIFEKGYENFKIGVLLRQAREEAGITQEELAEKLQTKKSAISRIENHSEDIRLSTLKNYVSAIGKKLQVNIL